The following proteins are co-located in the bacterium genome:
- a CDS encoding YebC/PmpR family DNA-binding transcriptional regulator: MSGHNKWAKVKHVKAKQDAIRGRIFTRLIKEIALAARNGGGDENSNARLRKAIQDAKAANMPAANIERAIKRGTGELEGVSYEEATYEGYGPGGAALIVEVVTDNKNRTVADIRHLFSKHGGNMAESGAVAWMFEKKGIFTVTTGGRSEDELLEAVIDAGAEDLKYDPESSDILSTPADFEAVKASLEKKGIAIEKAEVGMYPKNTVKVDGNDAVRLLKLMDVLDEHDDVQHVYSNFDIADEVMSQLE, from the coding sequence ATGTCTGGTCACAATAAATGGGCCAAAGTCAAACATGTGAAGGCCAAGCAAGATGCGATTCGCGGCCGCATCTTCACGCGTCTCATCAAGGAGATTGCCCTGGCTGCCCGCAACGGCGGCGGCGATGAAAACTCGAATGCGCGCTTGCGCAAGGCCATTCAGGATGCCAAGGCCGCCAACATGCCGGCGGCCAACATCGAGCGCGCGATCAAACGCGGCACCGGCGAGCTGGAAGGCGTGAGCTATGAAGAAGCCACCTACGAAGGCTATGGCCCGGGCGGCGCCGCGCTGATCGTCGAGGTCGTCACCGACAACAAGAACCGCACGGTGGCCGACATTCGCCACTTGTTCTCCAAACATGGCGGCAACATGGCGGAATCCGGCGCGGTGGCCTGGATGTTCGAGAAGAAGGGTATTTTCACGGTGACCACCGGCGGCCGCAGCGAAGACGAATTGCTCGAAGCCGTCATTGACGCCGGCGCGGAGGATCTGAAATACGATCCCGAATCCTCCGACATCCTGTCCACCCCCGCGGATTTCGAAGCCGTGAAAGCCTCGCTCGAAAAGAAGGGCATCGCCATCGAAAAGGCGGAAGTGGGGATGTATCCCAAGAATACCGTCAAGGTGGATGGCAACGACGCAGTCAGGCTGCTCAAGCTCATGGACGTGCTCGATGAGCATGACGACGTGCAGCACGTCTATTCGAACTTCGACATTGCCGATGAGGTCATGAGCCAGTTGGAATAG
- a CDS encoding spore maturation protein, which translates to MGDFFRAALELISTWAIPALLLVIPLVGFFRKVKVYECFVEGAKEGFNVAVRIIPFLVAILFAIGMFRASGAMDLFVKLLSPVTDWIGLPAEALPVALMRPLSGSGSLGLATELMKTHGPDSFIGRLVSTMYGSTETTFYVLAVYFGSVSIKKIRHALATGLIADVAGLLAAVFICHLIFG; encoded by the coding sequence ATGGGTGATTTTTTCCGCGCCGCACTCGAATTGATTTCGACCTGGGCAATCCCGGCTTTGCTGCTGGTGATCCCGCTGGTCGGCTTCTTCCGCAAAGTCAAAGTCTATGAATGTTTCGTGGAGGGCGCAAAGGAGGGGTTCAATGTCGCCGTTCGCATCATTCCGTTTCTGGTGGCGATTCTGTTTGCAATCGGCATGTTTCGCGCCTCCGGCGCCATGGATCTGTTCGTGAAGCTGCTCTCGCCGGTGACGGATTGGATCGGTCTGCCGGCGGAGGCCCTGCCGGTGGCCCTGATGCGGCCGCTCTCCGGCAGCGGCTCGCTCGGTCTCGCCACCGAATTGATGAAAACCCACGGCCCGGATTCATTCATCGGCCGGTTGGTTTCCACCATGTACGGCAGCACCGAGACGACTTTCTATGTTCTGGCGGTCTACTTTGGTTCGGTCTCCATCAAGAAAATCCGGCATGCGCTGGCGACCGGCTTGATTGCGGACGTGGCCGGCTTGCTCGCCGCGGTTTTCATCTGCCATTTGATTTTTGGATGA
- a CDS encoding nucleoside recognition protein: protein MLNYIWLGLIVIAVVTGAATGNIQQVTKQAFDSAETAVKIALGLISIMTLWLGIMKIAEQAGFIRMLARALAPVMRRLFPEVPPEHPAMGAMLLNIAANWLGLSNAATPFGLKAMEELQQLNPKKDTATNAMAMFLGINTASITLIPSTIIGIRVSLQSNNPFEIIGTTIFASVCATTTAIIVAKLLSGLPAYRKDDPQLTAPPPEGQHG, encoded by the coding sequence ATGCTCAATTACATCTGGCTGGGATTGATCGTCATCGCGGTGGTGACCGGCGCGGCCACCGGCAACATTCAGCAGGTCACCAAGCAGGCGTTCGATTCCGCGGAGACCGCGGTCAAAATCGCGTTGGGCTTGATCAGCATCATGACGCTGTGGCTGGGCATCATGAAGATTGCCGAGCAGGCGGGCTTCATCCGCATGCTGGCCCGCGCCCTGGCGCCGGTGATGCGCCGGCTGTTCCCGGAAGTGCCGCCGGAACATCCGGCGATGGGCGCGATGCTGCTCAACATCGCCGCCAACTGGCTGGGCCTGAGCAACGCCGCCACGCCCTTCGGCCTGAAAGCAATGGAGGAACTGCAGCAGCTCAATCCCAAAAAAGACACCGCCACCAACGCCATGGCGATGTTCCTTGGCATCAACACTGCCAGCATCACCCTGATTCCGAGCACGATCATCGGCATCCGGGTCTCGCTGCAATCCAACAATCCCTTCGAGATCATCGGCACCACCATTTTCGCGAGCGTTTGCGCCACCACCACGGCGATCATCGTGGCAAAACTGTTGAGCGGGCTCCCGGCGTACCGCAAGGACGATCCGCAGCTCACCGCGCCACCACCGGAGGGCCAACATGGGTGA
- a CDS encoding 6-carboxytetrahydropterin synthase produces the protein MKLGYIEYMDCAHFLPGHEKCGRIHGHTYKVEVIITGENKTGMILDFGDMKQIIRAVLAEYDHKSLNDFLEYPSVENICEMLARRFRERWRYPFTVRVWEGEGKWAELELAA, from the coding sequence ATGAAGCTTGGTTATATCGAATACATGGATTGCGCCCACTTCCTCCCCGGCCATGAAAAATGCGGCAGGATCCACGGCCACACCTACAAGGTCGAAGTCATCATCACCGGCGAAAACAAAACCGGGATGATCCTCGATTTCGGCGACATGAAGCAAATCATCCGCGCCGTGCTGGCCGAGTATGATCACAAATCCCTCAATGATTTTCTGGAATATCCCTCGGTGGAAAACATCTGCGAGATGCTCGCACGGCGTTTCCGGGAAAGATGGCGCTACCCTTTCACCGTGCGCGTGTGGGAGGGAGAGGGGAAGTGGGCCGAGCTGGAGTTGGCGGCCTGA
- a CDS encoding MarR family winged helix-turn-helix transcriptional regulator, with product MAGLFDPAHQHENPDAKIAAALERLSQAFRVLLWEQNKEHNLSPIQIQFLVFLLHHSKTACTVSLLAREFMLTPATVSDALTTLEGKELIERARSEIDRRVATLRLTPQGRKVARKLASWAEVVQTGLATAAPQEKLVVMQFLMRLIANLQQAGVVSVARMCLTCRFFQPNPDPQSTAPHYCRLLNQPLSPAGLRFDCPDHEPAAEPA from the coding sequence ATGGCAGGCCTATTTGATCCCGCGCACCAGCACGAAAATCCCGACGCCAAGATTGCGGCCGCGCTCGAGCGGCTGTCGCAGGCTTTTCGGGTGTTATTGTGGGAGCAGAACAAAGAACACAACCTCAGCCCGATTCAGATTCAATTCCTGGTGTTCCTGCTGCATCACAGCAAGACTGCCTGCACCGTGAGTTTGCTGGCGCGGGAATTCATGCTGACGCCCGCCACCGTGAGCGACGCGCTGACCACACTCGAGGGCAAGGAGTTGATCGAGCGGGCGCGCTCCGAGATTGACCGGCGAGTGGCCACGCTCCGCCTGACGCCACAGGGCCGCAAAGTCGCGCGCAAACTGGCGAGTTGGGCGGAAGTGGTGCAAACCGGCCTCGCCACTGCTGCTCCGCAGGAGAAGCTGGTGGTGATGCAGTTTCTGATGCGCTTGATCGCCAATCTCCAGCAGGCCGGCGTGGTGAGCGTGGCCCGCATGTGCCTCACCTGCCGTTTCTTCCAGCCCAACCCTGATCCCCAGTCCACCGCGCCGCACTATTGTCGATTGCTCAATCAACCGCTCAGCCCGGCCGGGCTGCGGTTCGATTGCCCCGATCATGAGCCGGCTGCTGAGCCGGCGTGA
- a CDS encoding cytochrome c codes for MRPRLHPAPPGAQIYSEWGCGTCHGVDQRGTATGPPLQDLAQHWQRKELQQYLQHPATIRAHDTRLQALAQRYQPIIMPAAEDLRPEQISALADYLLQH; via the coding sequence ATGCGGCCGCGTCTTCACCCGGCGCCGCCGGGCGCGCAGATTTACAGCGAGTGGGGATGCGGCACGTGTCATGGCGTTGACCAGCGGGGCACAGCGACCGGACCGCCGTTGCAGGACCTGGCGCAGCACTGGCAGCGGAAGGAATTGCAGCAGTACCTCCAGCATCCCGCCACGATACGCGCCCATGACACGCGGCTGCAAGCGCTGGCGCAACGTTATCAACCCATCATCATGCCCGCCGCTGAAGACTTGCGGCCTGAGCAAATCAGCGCGCTGGCAGATTACCTTTTGCAGCATTGA
- a CDS encoding cytochrome P460 family protein, protein MHTTRLLRRAGLVPAAGLLIALAALAANPSRPVAYPEGYRQWAHVKTMILQEGHPLYETFGGMHHIYANASALTAMKAGQAYPDGAVLVFDLLEAKTENNAVVEGSRKVVGVMQKDSKKFAETGGWGFEGFKGDTRERVVTDAQTACFACHAGQKDKDYVFASFRP, encoded by the coding sequence ATGCACACCACTCGCTTGCTGCGGCGCGCCGGCCTGGTGCCGGCTGCCGGTCTGCTGATTGCGCTGGCCGCCCTGGCCGCCAACCCCTCCCGCCCGGTGGCTTATCCCGAGGGCTATCGCCAATGGGCACACGTCAAGACCATGATCCTGCAGGAAGGCCATCCGCTGTATGAGACCTTCGGCGGCATGCACCACATCTATGCCAACGCCAGTGCCCTCACCGCCATGAAAGCCGGCCAAGCCTATCCCGACGGCGCCGTGCTGGTGTTCGATCTGCTCGAAGCGAAAACGGAGAACAACGCCGTGGTCGAGGGTAGCCGCAAAGTTGTCGGCGTGATGCAAAAAGACAGCAAGAAATTCGCGGAGACCGGCGGCTGGGGCTTCGAGGGTTTCAAGGGTGATACGCGCGAGCGCGTGGTTACCGACGCGCAGACCGCCTGCTTCGCCTGCCATGCCGGCCAGAAGGACAAGGATTACGTGTTCGCCAGCTTCCGGCCATGA
- a CDS encoding GH92 family glycosyl hydrolase — protein sequence MKAILLLLLLLPAAVASAPAGTADYARLVNPLIGTGGHGHTFPGASLPFGMVQLSPDTRVQGWDACAGYHYSDSTILGFSHTHLSGTGAIDYGDILLMPTIGVLQLTPGSEDQPQSGYRSRFRHATEQAHAGYYRVLLEEHGIAVELTTTARAGLHKYVFPASSEANIILDLLHGLGPDRVLEAELEFVSDTEIAGLRRSQGWAADQRVYFVAQFSQPFAACGVAEGGRILPGRAKAAGTNLQAFVRYTTRPQQEILVKVGLSAVSIAGARRNLQQEIPDWDFARVRRAAEAAWHAALGKIAIIGGSADQATVFYTALYHTLLAPNLFMDVDGRYRGRDGRVHRAEHFTNYTVFSLWDTFRATHPLFTILERERSRDFIKTMLAQYRQAGRLPVWELAGNETGTMIGYHAVPVIADAYAKGIRGFEAHQALAAMRHSAEADELGLRPYRALGYIPAEDEAESVSKTLEYAYDDWCLAQMAGWLGERETERVYLERAQFYRNLFEPHTGFMRGRRNGGWIAPFDPAEVIFEYTEANAWHYRFFVPHAVNDHIALLGGDAAFIAKLDSLFHADSALPGKFQPDISGMIGQYAHGNEPCHHVAYLYNYAGAPWKTQERVREIMTKFYTNSPEGLCGNDDCGQLSAWYVFSALGFYPVCPGSDFYVIGSPLFEQATLHLEDSTRFVIASEQVSAANQYVQSARLGGKDYRQSFLRHADLLAGGKLTLQMGAVPNYRWATAAEDRPHASITARPAVVTPVIQAPSASFFDSLAVRLASPTPGATLHYTLEGSVPTAAAARYENPIHVKATTTVKAIAFKEGMRPSQVEQATFIAMPEQRRLELRSVYRPPYTGGGDQALVDFVRGTANFRSGAWQGYQKDDLEAIVDCGRVRPLRRIAVGFLQNVGSWIFFPTAVEFAVSDDSENFKTIAAFRHETTPADQGAMLQEFSRAFEDLTGRYVRVRARNIGHCPTWHYAAGGEAWLFADEIVIE from the coding sequence ATGAAGGCAATCTTGTTGCTTCTGCTCCTGCTGCCGGCCGCGGTCGCCAGCGCGCCGGCCGGCACCGCCGATTATGCCCGCCTGGTCAATCCCCTTATCGGTACCGGCGGCCACGGCCACACCTTTCCCGGCGCCAGCCTGCCCTTCGGCATGGTACAGCTCAGCCCCGACACGCGCGTGCAGGGCTGGGATGCCTGCGCCGGCTATCATTACTCCGACAGCACGATTCTGGGCTTCAGCCACACCCATCTGAGCGGCACCGGCGCAATCGATTACGGCGACATTTTGCTCATGCCGACCATCGGCGTACTGCAGCTCACGCCCGGTTCCGAAGATCAACCGCAGTCGGGCTATCGTTCGAGATTCCGCCACGCCACCGAACAGGCACATGCCGGCTACTACCGCGTCCTGCTCGAGGAGCATGGCATCGCCGTGGAGTTGACAACCACCGCCCGCGCCGGCCTGCACAAGTATGTTTTCCCGGCTTCCTCGGAGGCGAATATCATTCTCGATTTGCTGCACGGCCTGGGCCCGGATCGCGTGTTGGAGGCGGAGCTGGAGTTTGTCAGCGACACGGAAATCGCGGGTTTGCGCCGCTCGCAGGGCTGGGCCGCGGATCAGCGCGTCTACTTCGTGGCGCAGTTCTCCCAGCCGTTTGCCGCCTGCGGCGTTGCTGAGGGGGGCCGGATTCTTCCCGGCCGGGCCAAAGCCGCGGGCACGAATCTGCAGGCTTTCGTGCGCTACACCACGCGGCCGCAGCAGGAGATTCTGGTAAAAGTCGGCCTCTCGGCGGTCAGTATTGCCGGCGCGCGGCGCAATTTGCAGCAGGAGATTCCGGATTGGGATTTTGCCCGCGTGCGGCGGGCGGCTGAAGCGGCGTGGCATGCTGCGCTGGGGAAAATCGCGATAATCGGTGGCTCAGCAGACCAGGCCACGGTGTTCTACACCGCGCTCTATCACACCCTGCTGGCGCCCAACTTGTTCATGGATGTTGACGGCCGTTATCGCGGCCGCGATGGCCGGGTGCATCGGGCAGAGCATTTCACCAACTACACCGTTTTCTCCTTGTGGGACACGTTCCGCGCCACCCATCCGCTCTTTACCATTCTCGAGAGAGAACGCAGCCGCGATTTTATCAAGACCATGCTGGCGCAGTACCGGCAAGCTGGCCGGTTGCCGGTGTGGGAATTGGCGGGCAACGAAACCGGCACGATGATCGGCTATCACGCCGTGCCGGTGATTGCCGATGCTTATGCCAAGGGCATTCGCGGTTTCGAGGCGCACCAGGCGCTGGCCGCGATGCGCCACAGCGCCGAAGCCGATGAGCTTGGCCTGCGGCCTTATCGCGCGCTCGGCTACATTCCCGCCGAGGACGAGGCGGAATCGGTGTCGAAGACCCTGGAGTATGCCTACGACGACTGGTGCCTCGCGCAGATGGCCGGCTGGCTGGGCGAGCGCGAAACCGAGCGGGTTTACCTCGAACGCGCGCAATTCTACCGCAATCTGTTCGAGCCGCACACCGGCTTCATGCGCGGCCGGCGCAACGGCGGCTGGATCGCGCCTTTTGATCCTGCGGAAGTCATTTTCGAATACACCGAGGCCAATGCCTGGCACTATCGCTTCTTCGTGCCGCATGCGGTGAATGATCACATTGCGCTGCTCGGCGGCGACGCGGCGTTCATCGCCAAACTCGATTCGCTGTTTCACGCCGACTCCGCGCTGCCGGGAAAGTTTCAACCCGATATTTCCGGCATGATCGGCCAGTACGCCCACGGCAACGAGCCTTGCCATCACGTGGCTTATTTGTACAACTACGCCGGCGCGCCGTGGAAAACCCAGGAACGCGTGCGAGAAATCATGACGAAGTTCTACACCAACTCGCCCGAGGGATTGTGCGGCAATGATGACTGCGGCCAATTGTCGGCCTGGTATGTGTTCAGCGCGCTGGGTTTCTATCCCGTTTGTCCCGGATCAGATTTCTATGTCATCGGCAGCCCGCTGTTCGAACAGGCCACGCTTCACCTCGAGGACAGCACGCGCTTCGTCATTGCCAGCGAGCAAGTTTCTGCCGCGAACCAATATGTCCAGTCCGCGCGCCTGGGCGGGAAGGATTATCGCCAATCCTTTTTGCGGCACGCCGACCTCCTGGCCGGCGGCAAGTTGACTCTGCAGATGGGCGCTGTGCCCAATTATCGCTGGGCAACTGCCGCGGAAGATCGGCCCCACGCGAGCATCACGGCACGGCCGGCAGTGGTGACACCCGTGATTCAAGCACCCTCGGCCTCATTCTTCGACTCGCTAGCCGTTCGCCTCGCGAGTCCCACGCCCGGCGCGACGCTGCATTACACGCTCGAGGGCAGCGTGCCTACTGCGGCAGCGGCGCGTTACGAGAATCCCATTCATGTGAAAGCCACCACCACGGTGAAGGCGATTGCCTTCAAAGAAGGAATGCGCCCCAGCCAGGTCGAACAGGCAACCTTTATTGCCATGCCCGAACAACGCCGGCTGGAGCTGCGCTCGGTATACCGCCCGCCTTACACCGGCGGCGGGGATCAGGCGTTGGTCGATTTCGTGCGCGGCACCGCCAACTTTCGCAGCGGCGCCTGGCAGGGTTATCAAAAGGATGATTTGGAGGCGATCGTCGATTGCGGCCGGGTGCGCCCCTTGCGCCGGATTGCGGTCGGGTTTCTGCAGAATGTGGGATCCTGGATCTTCTTTCCCACGGCAGTGGAATTTGCGGTCTCAGATGACAGTGAGAATTTCAAGACCATTGCCGCATTCCGCCACGAAACCACGCCGGCAGATCAAGGCGCGATGCTGCAGGAATTTTCCCGCGCATTTGAGGATTTGACCGGCCGCTACGTGCGCGTGCGCGCTCGCAATATCGGCCACTGTCCTACGTGGCACTATGCCGCCGGCGGCGAGGCCTGGTTGTTTGCAGATGAAATCGTGATCGAATGA
- a CDS encoding glycosyltransferase produces MLRVLTYHRVADPDTTPHLNPRMISATPAVFAQHLRHLSRRYRVLEIAEVLQALNHGTRLPERAVLLTFDDAYTDFGEIAWPLLRKYRLHATLFVPTGFPDHPERAFWWDRLYQAFRAAAPTELQLEPLGVLSLKDTEALRQALKRTQEHVKALPHAEAMTLVEQLCARLLPQPAAPVSVLSWQQLRQLAAEGVTLGAHTVNHPVMTQITPEQARREIVQSQADLQREIGKTLPIFCYPSGGHDEPVVALLRAEGFRLAFTTADGHNDLRTADPLRLRRTNLTLRTTPALFRVRLLPWAAQIDAWRHREKVERKTKPKPRQAQSPQPNAAPSPQAGMKLAYMMSRFPKISETFILYEILEQERLGIPVEIYPLLREHQPVVHPEAAVLTRRAHFHPFLSAAIVQANLHFLRRQPGVYLRTLAEVLRGTWGSLNFFFGALGILPKAVRFAHEMQQQDVTHVHAHFANHPALAAMIIHRLTGIPFSFTAHGSDLHKDRRMLDQKVAAAAFAVTVSSFNKEVMIKTCGEAARRKIHVIPCGIDPAVFNPPAAKSAEEKLRILCVASLEEVKGHRFLIEACRRLSAAGFDLVCDLVGEGPQRRVIEQQIAASGFADRIILHGSRTRGEVARMLQAAEVKVLASAPTKSGKREGVPVVLMEAMASGLPVVSSRLSGIPELVEHGRTGLLVAPGDVDGLVQALQQLHADPELRRRMGQAGREKVLAQYNLQRNTARLAQLIGHPESWQQAE; encoded by the coding sequence ATGCTGCGTGTGCTCACTTACCATCGCGTCGCGGATCCTGACACCACGCCGCATTTGAATCCCCGCATGATCAGCGCCACGCCGGCAGTCTTCGCACAGCACCTGCGCCACCTCAGCCGGCGCTATCGCGTGCTCGAAATCGCCGAGGTGCTGCAGGCGCTGAACCACGGCACGCGGTTGCCGGAGCGCGCCGTACTGCTGACTTTTGACGACGCCTACACCGACTTCGGCGAGATCGCCTGGCCCCTCTTGCGCAAATACCGGCTGCACGCCACGCTGTTTGTGCCGACCGGATTTCCGGATCACCCCGAGCGCGCGTTTTGGTGGGATCGTCTGTATCAAGCGTTTCGTGCTGCTGCGCCCACCGAGCTGCAGCTTGAACCGCTGGGCGTTCTCTCTCTCAAAGACACTGAAGCACTGCGGCAGGCGCTGAAACGAACTCAGGAACACGTCAAAGCGCTGCCGCACGCCGAGGCCATGACGTTGGTGGAGCAGCTCTGCGCGCGCCTCCTGCCCCAACCAGCGGCGCCGGTGAGTGTGTTGAGCTGGCAGCAACTGCGACAGCTTGCGGCCGAGGGCGTGACGCTGGGGGCACACACGGTGAATCATCCGGTCATGACGCAGATTACGCCGGAGCAGGCTCGCCGCGAAATCGTTCAGTCGCAAGCGGATCTACAGCGCGAAATCGGCAAAACCCTGCCGATCTTTTGCTATCCCAGCGGCGGCCACGATGAGCCGGTGGTGGCTTTGCTGCGCGCAGAGGGTTTTCGGCTGGCCTTCACCACCGCGGACGGCCATAACGATCTGCGGACCGCCGATCCGTTGCGGCTGCGGCGCACGAATCTCACCCTGCGCACCACGCCTGCGCTGTTTCGCGTTCGCCTGCTGCCCTGGGCCGCGCAAATCGACGCCTGGCGCCATCGCGAAAAGGTTGAGAGGAAAACCAAGCCCAAGCCGAGGCAAGCACAGAGCCCGCAACCCAACGCCGCGCCTTCGCCGCAGGCCGGGATGAAACTGGCCTACATGATGTCGCGCTTTCCGAAAATCTCCGAAACGTTCATTCTTTATGAGATTCTCGAACAGGAGCGCCTCGGCATTCCGGTGGAAATTTATCCGCTGCTGCGCGAGCATCAGCCGGTGGTGCATCCCGAGGCCGCGGTGCTGACCCGGCGCGCGCATTTTCATCCCTTTCTCTCCGCCGCGATTGTGCAGGCCAATCTGCACTTTCTGCGCCGGCAGCCGGGAGTTTACTTGCGCACGCTTGCTGAAGTCTTGCGCGGCACCTGGGGCAGCCTGAACTTTTTCTTCGGCGCGCTCGGCATTCTGCCCAAGGCCGTGCGTTTTGCTCATGAAATGCAACAGCAAGACGTCACGCATGTGCATGCCCATTTTGCCAATCATCCGGCGCTGGCCGCGATGATCATTCACCGCCTCACCGGCATTCCGTTCAGCTTCACGGCGCATGGCTCGGACTTGCACAAAGACCGCCGCATGCTCGATCAAAAAGTGGCGGCCGCTGCCTTTGCCGTCACCGTTTCATCATTCAACAAAGAAGTGATGATCAAGACCTGCGGCGAGGCTGCACGGCGCAAGATTCATGTCATTCCCTGCGGCATCGATCCCGCGGTGTTCAACCCGCCGGCGGCCAAGTCCGCAGAAGAGAAGTTGCGCATTCTGTGCGTCGCTTCGCTGGAGGAAGTCAAAGGCCATCGTTTTCTGATCGAAGCCTGCCGCCGGCTGAGCGCCGCCGGCTTTGATTTGGTGTGTGATTTGGTGGGAGAGGGGCCGCAGCGGAGGGTAATCGAACAACAAATCGCGGCCAGCGGATTTGCCGATCGCATCATTTTGCACGGCAGCCGCACGCGCGGCGAAGTCGCTCGTATGCTGCAAGCCGCCGAGGTGAAAGTGCTGGCCAGCGCGCCGACCAAAAGCGGCAAACGCGAAGGCGTGCCGGTGGTGTTGATGGAAGCCATGGCCAGCGGTTTGCCGGTGGTCTCCAGCCGGCTGTCAGGCATTCCCGAGCTGGTGGAGCACGGCCGCACCGGCTTGCTGGTTGCACCCGGCGACGTTGACGGCTTGGTGCAGGCGCTGCAACAACTGCATGCTGATCCGGAATTGCGGCGGCGCATGGGACAAGCCGGCCGCGAAAAAGTGCTGGCGCAGTACAATCTGCAGCGCAACACCGCGAGGTTGGCGCAGTTGATCGGCCATCCCGAGTCGTGGCAGCAGGCGGAATGA
- a CDS encoding aminoglycoside phosphotransferase family protein — protein MNTIISFLQQNWPRLGLQHLGEPQRLSCVFATPRFRASSHVIAFLLAEGRDQPVLVAKLPRLPGDNGRLEREAANLQTAQQARPGGFASIPRLIAFEEFGGHKLLLETAVAGQPMKPAIVRQQPEHCLHAALAWLLDFHSATRAQAASTPAQLNKLVTQPLVQLQAGLSGFGEDAVLIEQTRRLCEPLLRPGLPLVLSHEDFSHPNILMTTNGSIGVVDWELAEPQGLPAGDLFFYLTYVAFARHNARRTAGYLIAFQEAFFGPRAWALPHIRTYAARLAVPGERLTPLFVLCWARYLAGLVQRLQGEHDSRQPLSNETAHWLRQNRYYQLWRRAIEQAGQLRLAG, from the coding sequence ATGAACACGATCATCTCATTTCTCCAACAAAACTGGCCCCGGCTGGGGCTGCAACACCTCGGTGAACCGCAACGCTTGTCGTGCGTGTTTGCCACGCCGCGCTTTCGCGCCTCCAGTCACGTGATTGCATTTCTGCTGGCAGAGGGCCGTGACCAGCCCGTGCTGGTGGCCAAGCTGCCGCGCCTGCCGGGTGACAACGGCCGTCTCGAGCGCGAGGCCGCGAATCTGCAGACGGCGCAGCAAGCGCGGCCCGGCGGCTTTGCTTCCATTCCGCGCCTCATCGCTTTCGAAGAATTCGGCGGCCACAAACTGCTGCTCGAAACCGCCGTCGCCGGCCAGCCGATGAAGCCGGCAATCGTGCGGCAACAGCCGGAGCATTGCCTGCATGCCGCGCTGGCGTGGCTGCTCGACTTTCACAGTGCCACCCGCGCGCAAGCCGCGTCCACGCCGGCACAGCTCAACAAACTGGTCACGCAGCCGCTGGTGCAACTCCAAGCCGGGCTGTCCGGTTTTGGTGAAGATGCGGTGCTGATCGAACAAACGCGGCGGCTGTGCGAGCCGCTGCTCCGCCCCGGCCTGCCGCTGGTGCTCTCCCATGAAGATTTCAGCCATCCCAACATCTTGATGACAACCAACGGCAGTATCGGCGTGGTGGATTGGGAGCTGGCGGAGCCGCAGGGCTTGCCGGCGGGCGATCTTTTCTTCTATTTGACCTACGTAGCCTTTGCGCGGCACAACGCGCGGCGCACGGCCGGCTATCTCATCGCCTTTCAAGAGGCCTTCTTCGGTCCGCGCGCCTGGGCGCTGCCGCATATTCGAACCTATGCCGCCCGTCTGGCAGTGCCCGGCGAAAGGCTCACGCCGCTCTTTGTTTTGTGCTGGGCACGCTACCTCGCAGGATTGGTGCAGCGGCTGCAAGGCGAACACGATTCGCGGCAACCGCTCAGCAACGAGACCGCGCACTGGCTGCGTCAAAACCGATACTATCAACTCTGGCGGCGCGCGATCGAGCAGGCCGGGCAATTGCGATTGGCGGGTTGA